The genomic interval GGTCCCAGGCGCAGGGCTGCACCCTGGGGCGCAAGAGAGGCTACTATGCAGCCGCCCAGCTCACCTCCCCTCCCTATGCTCCCTCAGTGGCCAGTTCGCCATTGTGCGGAAGTGCCGGCAGAAGGGCACTGGAAAGGAGTATGCGGCCAAGTTCATCAAGAAGCGCCGCCTGGCGTCCAGCCGGCGTGGTGTCAGCCGGGAGGAGATCGAGCGGGAGGTGAGCATCCTGCGGGAGATTCGGCACCCCAACATCATCACTCTGCATGACGTCTTTGAGAACAAGACGGACGTGGTGCTCatcctggagctggtctctggTGGGGAGCTCTTTGACTTCCTGGCAGAGAAGGAGTCGCTGACCGAGGACGAGGCCACCCAGTTCCTCAAGCAGATCCTGGATGGCGTTCACTACCTTCACTCCAAGCGCATCGCTCATTTCGACCTTAAGGTGAGCCCTGCGGGCCCTGGGGATGAGCCAGCCCTGCGTCCAGGATGGGAGCTGGGCGAGGCCCTGATCCTGCAGCAGAGCGCAAGTCCTCCAGCCCATTGCTGTCCAAGGGTTGAGGGGACAGGACAGCCTGGGCCAGGGACCTGAGGGTGTGTCAGTCTGGCCATGCCACAGAATGAGGCTGCTCTGTCCAGACATGTGGGTGGGACACAGGAGTAGCAGAGGTCTTCCACTCCAGCCAGAAAATATCATGCTTCTGGACAAGAATGTGCCTGACCCCCGGATCAAGCTCATCGACTTCGGCATTGCCCACAAGATTGAAGCAGGGAATGAGTTCAAGAACATCTTCGGCACCCCGGAGTTTGTGGGTGAGTCCATGTGGTGTCTGCCCAGGGCTTGGCAAGGCAGgcatttgcggattcccactgTGTGTGGTGTTAACTGGCACAGGTCTCCGGCCACCCCTCCCATGCCCAGCATCATGGGGACTCGGGTTCATTTGGGGCTGTCACTGTCCAGCTCCTCTTCCCAGGGCCTGGCTGAGTCAGCCCTGCCTGTGTCCATTCACTGACAAGTACAGTGGGGTTTGCGagcacctccaccaaggtctgtCCTGGCTACTCGGGGTGCCTGAGGCACagacttagcgagaccctgtcttaaaataaataagcgCTGGGTGTGAATCCGTCTCTGGTAGAGCTCCAGGGTGTAGTCTTTggtaacttcaaaaaaaaaaagaaaaagaaaaatacatgtatgGGGGGATGgagagcgtgtgtgtgtgtgtgtgtgtgtgtgtgtgtgtgcatgttcccaactgcggggggtggggggagcgggGTGCTGTCCCTGTTGGCTCTTGTGTCCCCAGCGCCTGGCCCTTTGCTCTCTTTTCTGTTCGTACAGCTCCTGAGATTGTCAACTATGAGCCCCTGGGCCTGGAGGCAGACATGTGGTGAGTGTCCCGAGAGCTGGCCAGGCTGGGGCCTTTCCTGTGTGCTTCCTCCTGGTGGTATCTGGGTGCCACGGGGGGGATGGACAGACTGCTGTCTTAGGATAGAGGTTGGCAGACGGCAGCCcgagggccaggccaggcccttCTGCTCAGGGGTCTCCACGTTGTTTCCTAGGGTGTTAAACAAAGCTGACagccgggcgcggtggcacacgcctgtcatcccagaggcttgggaggctgaggcagatcgccagttccaagccagcctcagcaaaagtgaggccctgagcagctcagtgagaccctctttctaaataaaatacaaaatagggcaggggacggggctcagtggttgagagcccctgagctcaatccctggtaccttcccccgcccccgccaaaaaaaaaaaagagaaacaaagctGATGGACTTTGAAGTGTTGGATGGACACAGTCTGAGGTTCAGAGTCTGACCCTATGTAAAAAGTTTCCCACCAGGCTCCATGAGGGTCCCACCGTCAATGTGGGGGTGCTGTGGGGCCACTGTGCTCTGACCCATCCCCACCCTGGCCAGTTTGAGCTTTGACATTAGTAGGCAAGGATGGCCAGAGGTGCCCAGGTGGAAACTCCAGGTAATAGAGACAGGGACCAGGGACTGGCTGGAGGCTATGTGGAGCTCAGAGCAGAGGACAGTGTCAGCCCCTGAAGTTTGGGACCAGGGCTGGGGGATGTTGCCCCTGGCTCAGGGCTTCTGCCTTCCCTAGTGGTTCATTTGACCTGGCTGTGGACCTCTGCCCTGGGGGCCCCACTGACCCATATCCCTCCTTTCTGTCTTTCAGGAGCATTGGCGTCATCACCTACATCCTGTGAGTACTGGCCAGGGTGCTGATCTTTTGCTGGCCTGGTCGTGCCGCACAGCAGTTGCCTGTCTGTCTGGCTTGTGCTGGAGTCAGGGCTGTTCCTGGGGACGTGGGGGTCCCGCCAGCTCTGCACAGTGGTGCTCAGTGACCCTGGTGAGGGAAGGAGTGAGTGGAGCAGTGGAGGGTCCTCCGAGGGTTCTATTATGGGCCTCTGGAAAGTTCTGAGGCCAGGCCCTGTTTTCTGAGTGGCCGTGCCAGGAGGGGGTATGTCTCCCCTCCACTGTGGACAGTCCACTGGCAGCCAGAGACAGAAGGGCCAAGTCCTGGCCTTTCCCTGCTGCTGCCTGGGACAGCTCAGCCAGGTCAGGCCAGGCCTGTGACGCATTGGCCCCTGGCCTGGAGGGTGGGCACACCAGGCAGACTTGGCCATGGCTCCTTGGAGGGAGGTAGTTGCCCTGTGTCCCTCGTGACCTGGGGGTTATGGAAGACTGGCATAAGTAGCAGATTTCCTTCTGCAGACGTGAGGTCACTGCTGTTGACCTTGGTGCCCGAGGTCAGTGGTGGCCCTGGCCAGGCACTCCGATTCCCCACTAGCATCACTTTCTGGCTGGAACCCAGGAACCCCTGACACTGGGGACATCTCCTCGCCTCCCCCAGTCAGACCGTTGGTGTCTTGCCTGGGCACTGTCGGGCACTTTATAGAGGGCGCCCACTTGGGGCTTTATGTGCTCTGTGAATAGCTGGGGTTCCGCACCCCTGCCCAGAGCCTCAGAGGTGTTGGACCAGGACACAGGCCTCTAGAGACTCCCCTGAGGCCACTGACCCTTTAGTTGTCCAATGCTTTAGGAGAAGCTCTGAGCTGTGTCCACCCAGACACCAAGTTTCCAGAGACATGTCCCCTCCGTGACTGGGAGGTGATCTTTGACGCAGCTTGGTGGGTGACCAGGTGACTGTGTAGAGGAATGTGTCCCCAGTGGTCAGGTGTCCCCGTCGGCCCATCCTGTTTGGCCCCCTATGGGCCCACTGGAGTCGGGTAGTGAACCAGAAGGTGGCAAGGTCACAGTGGGTGTGCGGGGGCTGGGGCACCCCATCGAGCCTGTGCCTGCCTTGGTCTTCCAGCCTTAGTGGCGCGTCCCCATTCCTGGGTGAGACCAAGCAGGAGACCTTGACCAACATCTCGGCCGTGAACTACGACTTCGACGAGGAGTACTTCAGCAGCACCAGCGAGCTGGCCAAGGACTTCATCCGCCGGCTGCTGGTCAAAGATCCCAAGTAGGAGCACGCACTGGGCCCCTGGCAGAAAGCTTCGCCCGCTCTGCCCatgccccagcctccagccacccacccctgcccaccGCACCTCGCACTCCAGTGTAGTCCACTCAGGGCTCCCACGGCCTTGAGGGCTGCCCGGCTCCTCAGCCAGGCAGAGGGGATTGAGGACTGGTCTGGCCACGCcatatttgttttgttctggtttttatttttgtttttggtattggggagtgaacctggggtgcttgacccttgagccacatcctaagctcttttttaattttttaattttgagtttatATGTCTGTGAACAGCTGGGATTCTgcacagagtctcgctgagttacttagggccttgctaggttgctgaggctggccctgaactttcgattctcctacctcagcctcctgagctgctgagattacagatgtgcaccatcacacctggccatGCCATGTTTTTGAAAACCTTAAATTCCTTACTAGCTTTGGAGATAGGTTTGTGTAAAATTCCAGATCCAGCAAAATGTAGAACCCTGGCATCCAGTCTGCCACGGTGCTCTCCTGTGACCTGGCCCTCCTGTGGGTGCCTGAGTTTATGACTGCAGTGGGAGGTTGTGGTTCCATTGAAAACATACCCCAGGCTTCCTGTCCCAGGTCCCTGCCCCTGGCCTCCCGGTTGGCCAagcagaggctgggaaggactCCAGGGGGCTGGGGGGTACATACGGGAAGCGGCTGGAAGCAGGGTGCTAAGGGCCAGTGCTGTGGGGGGACAGCCTGGCCCCTCTGCTGTGGGTAGATGGTGTGGAGGACACAGGTGTGACTTGGGGTGGTCTTCCAGGAGGAGAATGACCATCGCCCAGAGCCTGGAGCATTCCTGGATCAAGGTGAGGACTGAGGTGTCTCTCCCACTGGAGGACAAGCCCTGGGCAGGGCAAGCCCTCCGCGTCTGGGGAGGTCCTTGTGCTGCAAGGGGACGTGGAGCGCAGGTCAGCAAGGCCCCGGCAGAGCCTGGCCCTGCTGTGGCAGTGGGAAGGCTGTCTGCACGCCTGCTCCACGGGTGGACACGGGAGTTGGTGGACTCCAGTCCCAAAGGCCACGGCTTGCCCTCGGCTCCAGGCAccttcctccctgtcccctgcagGCCATCCGGCGGCGCAATGTCCGCAGTGAGGACAGCAGCAAGAAGCCTGAGCGGCGGCGCCTGAAGACCACGCGGCTCAAGGAGTACACCATCAAGTCGCACTCGAGCATGCCGCCCAACAACACCTACGCCAACTTCGAGCGCTTCTCCAaggtgctggaggaggtggcGGCCGCCGAGGAGGGGCTGCGTGAGCTGGAGCGCGGCCGCCGGCTGTGCCGTGAGGACGTGGAGGCGCTGACGGCCATCTACGAGGAGAAGGAGGCCTGGTACAAGGAGGAGAGCGACAGCCTGGGCCAGGACCTGAGGCGGCTGCGGCAGGAGCTGCACAGGACGGAGGCGCTGCAGCGGCAGGCgcaggaggaggccaggggtGCCCTGCTGGGGGCCAGCGGGCTCAAGCGCCGCTTCAGCCGCCTCGAGAACCGCTACGAGGCGCTGGCCAAGCAGGTGGCCTCCGAGATGCGCTTTGTGCAGGACCTGGTGCGCGCCCTGGAGCAGGAGAAGCTGCAGAGCGGGGAGTGCAGCCTGCGCTAGTGGCCTGGTCATCCCTCTGCAGCCCAGGGTCACGCCGGCCTGGCCGCCACCCAGGCCACCCTCTCCTCAGGGGAACTCCCTCCCCTGTGGCCAGGGCCTTAGCTTCTGCAGCAGGCTTGGACAGGGCCACCGCCCAGATGGCACTGGCGACGGTGGGTGTCGTGGCCTCGAGCACTGCCTGGTGGTGGGGGTGGCGGCCAGGTCCCAGGACCACCTTGGGCCCCTGAGCAGGCAGGCAGAAGCTGACAGCTGGAGTGGTGTTTGTCCATGGTTCATGCTGGGCAGCGGGCCCCATCCTGTCCAGCAGGTGGCTCTTGAGCCCCAATCAGCCCTGTCCACAAATGCTTGCCCCACTGTGTGACGGGCCTGGCCTTGTGCTGTGTCCTGATGATCAAGTGGGCTGTGACTGATGCCCTTCCCGCTGGTCTGGCCTGGCGCAGCCGCACAGTTCTATAgccccagtggctttggaggctgaggcaggaggatgcaagttcaaagccagcctcatcagcttagtgagaccctgtctcttaaataaaaagggctggggatgtggctcagtggtcaagtgcccctgggttcaacccccagtaccaggaaaaaaaaaaaaaaaaagcttgtgtTCTGGGGAGCTTGGCAGTAAATGGAGCGTTGGTTGATGCTGGTTTTGGGGCCCAGGGAGTCTCCCAGTGCTGGGTGAAGGGGCACTGGGGTCTGAGCAGGGGCTGTAAAGCAGCCACCACCCTCTTGGTCCCCCAGAAGCATCTGAGGGGCCCTGTGCTGTGTGCCATCCTCCTGTTCCTAGTGGTGCCAGGATGCACCTGCTCTGAACAGCACAGCCCCAGCCTGTCCCTTGGCTGCAGTGCCCAGTGGCCCTCAGGGTATTCTCGCTCCTGTCTCAGTTAGCACCTTGTGATCCTCGGGGCTGTGTGGATAAGGTCCCCCAGGACTGCCTGCAACAGGCTGGCACGCCGCGTTGGCAGGGGAAGTGCGGCTCTGCCTCACCCTGCTGGTGCCTGCCAGGAGCCGCTAGGTGGCAGTTTGGACTAAGGCACTGGGTGGCCAGTACCATAGGGTGCCACTAGGTGTCGCCTCAGCCCACCGGGAAGCCTTGGATGGGGGGGCAGTGTGCAGGTTGAGGCCATGCCCTGGCCCTCCATGGTCAAGAGCCCCCCGCGGTGGGTGTGTGGCTCCTTTGAGTGCTGATGCCTTTGCAAAGGGCTGGCTGGACAGGAGCCCGTGCAGAGGAGCCGGGGCCCCGGGAGCAGCAGCCCCACTGCAGTCCTGATCTGCCGGTGCCGGCCCTGCAGCTCAGCACCAGGTGCAGGAGACAGGTCTCCCGTCAGGGAAGATCCGGTGCAGTGGCTGTGACTGGCCTGTGCTCTGCCCCGTCTGGACCCCGCCCGTAGAGGCGCCATGGGGCACAGCTCAGCTGGGGGCCTCATGGAGGGCCCCCAGCACCACCCTCCACTAAGCCCCGTGAGTTCTTTAACAGTGCTTTGTGCTTGGGAGATTGAGGTCAGTCTGCAGTGCTGTCCAGCGGTGGCACATCACAGGTGGGAGGACACTGCCTGCAGACTTGCACAGGGATGTTCACGGAGGCACAATGGCAATGGCTTGAAGGAAACGCTCCCGCTGACAGACACAGTGCACTCCCCCTTCCGGGGCGTCCCTCGGTCACCTAGCTGCCATGCTGATGGAACCGAGGACTTCTTGCTCAGAGCCAGACACACAAGGCCACAGTGTGTGCCCCAGTGACAAGAGACATCCAGGACAGGAGTCAGAGATGGGACATGGATTGGTGGGTGCTGGGCTGAGGCTTGCCTTGGCATGACAGTGTGAATGTGCTCGATTGTCACCAATGGTAGAATTTGTTATGTGTTTTCCCACACAAAATACATGGaactggggctcaggggcagagcgcttgccagcgcgtgtgaggcactgggttcaattctcagcaccacataacaataaaggCCTGCTGTCCGTCTAcaagtaatgaaaagaaaaatttaaaaacaaccacATCAGGCCAGTTTGTTGTCCcaactatttgggaggctgaggtaggaggatcatgaacccaggagtttgagtccagcctgggcagcatatgAGAGACCCCATCAAAAACCACAAagcaccaggtgcagtggtgcatgtctaatcccagtggccagggaggctgaagcaggaggattataagttcaaagccagcctcggcaacagcgAGGGGCTGAGTAACTCAGTGtggccctgtctctaagtaaaatacggaatagggctggggagtggctcagtggtcgagtggcccaagttcagtccctggtgcccACCGAGTTCCTGAGCTGGCAGCCTGCACCGCCTCTGCTGCCCCTCTCCCCGTTGTATCCCCCTGCAGGTAGAGGAGGGTGCTGTGTGATGGCTGCTGCCACCTGCCTTCACAGCCAAGGCCACCTGAGGCCCCGTTGAAAGTCCTTGAGGTTTCCAACTTGGTGCCGCCCGATGGCATGGGAAGGAGCTGGTGGCCACTGCCAGGTTTTTGTGATCCATTTTCAAGTTACAAAGGAGTGAAATTGAGAGGCCCAACTCCACCCTGAGGCCTCAACGGCCTCAGCTGCTCTGGTGACCACGAAGTAGGCCATGGAGTGGTCAGGAGAAGTAGGCCATGGAGTGGTCAGGAGCGGCAGGCACTGACGGCTGGGCCCAGGAGGCCCGTCCTGGCTCCAGTGTAGGATGCTGGCAGGAGACTGGGGCCAGGCAGGTTCTGCTGGGGCTATGTCACCTTAGTGCCACAGCTGCCTAGGGAGCGTGTAAACGCACGTTCCTGGCAGAGTGCTCAGGATCCAGGTGAGCGCACAACCGCCAGGGGACAGCAAGGGGCCTGACCTGTCCCTGGCAACAGCCCATGGCCTGAGTAACTACTTGTGCCTGGGATATACCTGTACCTGTGTTCCCGGCAGCATGACCACCACAGCGCTCACATCCATGTGTCGGTGGGGGATAAATGACATGCAGGATTTGATTCAGCCACCTGCTACAACGTGGGTGACCTGAGAAGAGTGCTCAGTGGCATGAGCCAGAATCAAAAGGGTCCCCTCACAGGAGGGTCCCTGGAGTCATCAGGCCCAGAGCCAGGTGCAGGCGATGGTGCAGGGCTGGGAGTTGGTTCCGCAGGCCGACGCTTCCCCTGAGGAGATGGAAAGCCCTGGGGTCCTGCCCGGGCCCTGCCTTGGACTGACTCCTGTGTCCTGGCCCAGTACTCGGCCAGAGCCCTCGCCCCGAGTTGGCCTTTGAAGGTCACTAGATGCAGAAGCAGTGCCTTAGAAGAGGGAGCTGGACGTGGGGACACATCTGTCATTCCAGCTACGCTGAAGCCacagcaggaggatggcaagtcccaggccagcctgggcagcttagccagaccctgactccaaatgaaaagggctgggtgcGGGCAGGGCGATGCTCCTGCCACACGCCAGTCCCCCGGCTCCGCGTCCAGCACAAGGGAAACAACCCTTGGAAAACAACCTCGCGTCATGAGCAAACCACCGCCCCCCACGCTGCCCAGGACCCTGAGGGTCAAACCTGGCCTCTCAGAGGCCTCTGGGGTTCTTTGGGGACAAGGACCATCACTCCATCCCTGGGGAGAGTGGGGAGGCCCCTTGGGTCACTGTCTTGGGAGATGTGGCACTCAGAGGCTCATGGGAGGGCAGGACAGGCCAGGCACACTCTCCTCCCAGCAGGAGGTAAACCTTGGGGCCAAGCAACTCCATCAGAGGTGGGGGGGGCACATTCAGAAGGACACATGCCCAGATTCGGGCCTTGCTTCCgtggctgtgtggccttgggcccTTCATGCCCTCTCTGACCTTCCTCTGGGCGTCTCTGACACGGGGCTGAGGCTCCTGGGTGCCCATTCTTGTTAAGGACACGGTAAGCAGGGGCCATCTGACTCCTCCCCAGTAGCAGTGTGATGGCTGTTGAGGGCCAAATTGTGTTCCCTCCAAAAGTCAATGTGGCAGTTATGTCCCCAGGGCCAGTGAGTGGGACCTGATGTGGGAATAGCGTCCCTGTGGATGTCATtcattaagatgaggtcatagtGCATtaggcagggcctcactaaaaTGACAGGTGTCCCTGTAAGAACCCTGTGGGAcaacagaggcagagactggagtgaggACAGGCTGGGGGCCCTCCCTGCAGTCCCCAGAGGGAGCTGCTCACCTCTTGGTTTTCAACGTctggcctccaggactgtgagggTGAGTGCCGTTCCCCTAGAGCACCTATTGTCCTTTGTCATGGCTGCTCTGGGGCTGAGACTCAGGGTGTCCATGGCTGGGCATGGAGCTGGCACTTCTGATGAGCCCCGTGACTGTGACAAACGCTGCCCTGCACCTGGCGGTTCCCAGCGATCAGCCCCCACAGGCTGGGATGGCCActggtttgattctttttttcttaatgtgttagtaaattttattattattattattttaatatttattttttagttctcggcggacacagcatcgctgtttgtatgtggtgctgaggatcgaacctgggccgcacgcacgccaggcgagcgcgctaccgcttgagccacaccccagccccactggTTTGATTCCGAGGTCAGGAAGATGCCCGAGGCTGGTCCCTCTGAGCAGCTAAGCAGAGTCTGGCCAGTGGTGTTCCAGTGGCAGGGTGAGTCGCGGCAGCTGCCTGCTGAGAAATTCTGCATGTGAGCAGAAGCCTCTTGGTCAGCAGGGGCCAGCAGCAgagccaagggctggggctgggaggaagCAGCGGGGAGTGGGAGGCGGGCTAGGTCAGCTGTTTTTTGCGTTCCTGTAATGAAATGCCTAAGGCTGGaaactttataaggaaaagaggtccaggggtggggctggggctcagcgggaGAGCGCACACCCAGCAcctgcggggccctgggttccatcctcagcatcacatgaaaataaataaataaaataaaggtgttgtgtccaactacaactaaaaaaaaatctttaagaagaAAAGAGGTCTATTCTGGTGCACAGTGGTGGTCCAAGGCCGGTGCCCCAGCAGGGGGTGGCCGCCTTGCTGGCAGAGTCTGGGGGCAGTTCAGGCCATTGTCATGTGGCCAGAGAGGAGGGTGGCGTCCCTCctggtctccctccctccctcttacccactctccttctttctttttggggtgctggaaattgaaccggACGCCAGGCAACTGCGCCTTCTCTGTGCTACCCCCCTTTTTACAGTCTGTCTTTGGAGATGGGGTGTCACTAGCTGCCCAGCTGGCTTTGCCACCTGAACAGCTGGATCAcaggtgcaccactgtgccctgctttcTGTCCTTATGAAGCCACCGGGGTCCAATCCCGGGTCCCCACTCTGTGACCTTCCCAATCCTGATCACCTTCCGGTGGCCCCCTCTAAGCACCATGGTCGGATTAACCCCCGTGAAGGGGATTAGACTGTTGCACGTGCGCCCCGTGCGCCCCGGGGACAAAGCGCCCAAGCCACAGCCAGCCATCTGCCGGGGCGATGGGGTCCAGGACGTCCACACAGGGCCCTGCTTTGTGGGTGTTGGTGCAGTTTGATGGGCAGAGGCAGAGACGCCCTTGGGAGCGAGGCCGACACCCTGTCAACCCTGGGGCACCCAGGaggtccctctgtgtccccagcccaGTGCCCCCTCAGTACACAGCACGGAATGCTGAACAGGGCAATGCACTTGCTGGCTGAGCAGGAAACTGCAGGCTGTGCCTGGCACCTGGGCTGAGCTCCTGGCAGGCATGGAATATTCTAGAACTGAGAGCTCCAGCCTGGGTTGAGTCAGAAATGCTGGCCAAGCCCGGGCTATGGCTTGTGGGCCTTTGGGTCAGTGTGTGTGTTGTGGTCCTGGGGAGGGCGCCAGCCTGGGGCTTGTGTCTTGGTTGCCCCCACTTTGCCTGCGAGTGAAGAAGACCACTGTGGGGCCGGGGGATGGCCAGCCCATGCAGCCTGGGACCAGATGGATGAGAGCAATGAGGACTGGCTAGTCACAGTCCAGGGGAGGTGCGCTACACGCCGGGCACCCTGCCAGCCGAGGGCCACCAGGGCTGCAGATGCCGCTTGGTAGTGACCGGACGGGGGAGGGGCCCCTGATCCCGCGGGAGGGGTGGGAACTTGGCTGACTGGTTCCGGGGTTCGCAGAGCAGCAACCTCTACTCGGGAATGGGCAGGTGCCCACCAGCCCCTGGTGCAGGGCTGTTCAGGAGGGGCTCGTCCCTGGGAGAGTAGCGCCGACGGGACGCTCTGGGTGTCCCCAGACGTCAGAGCAGCACAGGGCGTGGAGCAGAGTCGGAGGCCTCGTGCCAGGGCTGGGGTCTGGCTGTGCACCTTCTAAATGGGACAAGGGGGTCCACAAAAGCTGACCTTGGCCAGCGGCTGCCTCTCTGTGCCACTTTGCATGCCACCCCTCACACAGGGACAGCAATTCTGTCTGGGTGGCTCGGCTCACGCAGGCGCCCCTCTCTGCCTTGTCGGGCGTGGGGGCTGGGCAGTCAGGGGGCAGCACCAACCCAGGCCGCACAGCCGCGGCCAGGAACAGGTGCGGGAGGTCTGGGAGGCCAAGTTCGAAGGCCCTGCTCTTGCCCATAAAGGGAAAGGTGCGCAGCTGCTATTAATAACCCGGGCTCGGCTGCCCGGCTCAGGCGGGCAGCCGCTATAAAGCCAGGCCTGCCAGCCGAGAGCGGCTCCTTCAGCCCCTGAGACCTTTAGCCCCCCTGTTgtgagacaaaaagaaaagtaagtacCCAAACCATCTGCCCGCAGCCCTGCGCCCAGCCCCACGCAGAACACGGGCCCCACCGGCGGCCCCAACAGTCAGACACCAGTGTGGAATGAGAGTCCCCATGCCAAGGACGAGTGAAACACAGACCCGAGGTGGTGTCCTCCAGGACAGCCCAGGCCCGTCCCAGCCTGAGGACAAGCAGGGGAGACgcgagggagggggaggaggccaGGCGCTGGTCGGCCGGGGCCGGCCTGCCCTCCTGCCGCCCTGTCCTGTGGTGGCCAGGCCCCGGAGTGCATGCTGTGGGGTGATCGGCAGGGACCGAGGTGGGGTCTTGGGAGAACCAGGCCTCCCGGGGTCTCCTGGCCCCAGAGGTTCTGTGTCTTGGAGGTGTCTTGGCGGTCGCCCTGTTGGTACTGATGGAAT from Urocitellus parryii isolate mUroPar1 chromosome 3, mUroPar1.hap1, whole genome shotgun sequence carries:
- the Dapk3 gene encoding death-associated protein kinase 3 is translated as MSSFRQEDVEDHYEMGEELGSGQFAIVRKCRQKGTGKEYAAKFIKKRRLASSRRGVSREEIEREVSILREIRHPNIITLHDVFENKTDVVLILELVSGGELFDFLAEKESLTEDEATQFLKQILDGVHYLHSKRIAHFDLKPENIMLLDKNVPDPRIKLIDFGIAHKIEAGNEFKNIFGTPEFVAPEIVNYEPLGLEADMWSIGVITYILLSGASPFLGETKQETLTNISAVNYDFDEEYFSSTSELAKDFIRRLLVKDPKRRMTIAQSLEHSWIKAIRRRNVRSEDSSKKPERRRLKTTRLKEYTIKSHSSMPPNNTYANFERFSKVLEEVAAAEEGLRELERGRRLCREDVEALTAIYEEKEAWYKEESDSLGQDLRRLRQELHRTEALQRQAQEEARGALLGASGLKRRFSRLENRYEALAKQVASEMRFVQDLVRALEQEKLQSGECSLR